The Planktothrix agardhii NIES-204 genomic interval TGCTGACATTAAAGGATATTGTTGATATTCTTTGATTTGTTCCCAAAAGTCATTAACCTCTGTTTCTGTTTCTTCCCAAAGAATAATAACTCTTACCGAACTGGGTGGAGTCCCTTTAATTGGATAGTCTAAAGATAATTGACCCACCCTATCTATCTTTCCAGTAGATTGAATTACTTTTTTCATCATGAATCTCCTTTTATCCTTTATGATGATAGCTTGTAAGCAAAAGCCTTTGTATTTTCTGGCACATTCTTCTAAACTGTTCCCTAATTGTTAGAAAAGCGGGATGCCATATTGCCATCATATTATGTTAAAAATTATCGTCAAGTCAAATTTCACCTTAAATTCTGGAGAAACAAACCATGACTAAGAAAAACCTCAAACCCCAACAAGCCGCACCCGTGCAACGGGAAATTAATACCACTTCCTCTGTGGGTGGTACAGGGCTGACACCCCAAAATATAGCATATAGTATTATTGGAGCGATTTTGGGTC includes:
- the pagE_2 gene encoding hypothetical protein translates to MTKKNLKPQQAAPVQREINTTSSVGGTGLTPQNIAYSIIGAILGHKTPFSSGLSVTWHGREVKRDLDFLG